AATCCCTGCAGTTGTAAAGAAAGTTACAGATCAAGAAAGCCGTAAACAAGCTATTATTGAAAATTTACAACGATCGAATCTCAATCCCATTGAAGAAGCAAAGGCCTATCGTAGTTTAATTAATGAGCTAGCTTATAGTCACGAGGAACTGGCGAAAGCTATGGGGAAATCCAGACCTTATATCAGTAACGCTCTCAGACTCCTCCAACTTCCCCAAGAGATACAGACGAGTATCGAAAATGGCAAACTGAGTCAAGGACATGCTAGAGCACTTTTAGCTGTTGAGGATACAAAAAAGCAATTAACTATCTATCATCAGGTCCTTACTGAAAAATGGTCAGTTCGTACCCTGGAAAAAAGACTTCAAGAACTTCCAAAAAAACAAA
Above is a window of Streptococcus salivarius DNA encoding:
- a CDS encoding ParB/RepB/Spo0J family partition protein — its product is MQEQLKALPISDIYPNPFQPRIEFSDEELAELSQSIAENGLIQPIIVRKSDIIGYELIAGERRLRACKRLGMTEIPAVVKKVTDQESRKQAIIENLQRSNLNPIEEAKAYRSLINELAYSHEELAKAMGKSRPYISNALRLLQLPQEIQTSIENGKLSQGHARALLAVEDTKKQLTIYHQVLTEKWSVRTLEKRLQELPKKQKSKKDIHIKDKEKELEKSLGLPVTLRYHKNHSGTIQIHFSTEEDFNRIINKLI